The following are from one region of the Entelurus aequoreus isolate RoL-2023_Sb linkage group LG17, RoL_Eaeq_v1.1, whole genome shotgun sequence genome:
- the LOC133632663 gene encoding gelsolin-like, which produces MATQAEFEHAAEEAGLYVWRVETLELVPVPESLYGSFYCGDAYLVLRTLPRERHLRRHLHYWQGAECSQDEAAAAAILTVQLDDFLGGSAVQYREVQSHESATFAGYFKTGLKYLAGGVASGFRHVEMAVDAPRLLQVKGRRVVRATEVPVGWESFNRGDTFILDLGQDVVQWSGSRSNPFERLKATMLSKDIRDNEHCGRGQLLICEEGEEDEKMLEVLGKKPELPRAHLDDAKMDARNRKRAKLFKVSNADGDLDVTMVAEVSPFSQNALRSSDCFLLDNGTNGDIYVWKGKGANTQERLAALRTSEEFIKKMNYPTHTKVQVLPEYGETPLFKQFFQDWSDPDNTASNGMSCVSNQIAPLEKVQFDVTSFYGSEAMAARYGMLDAGDGGKQVWRIEGCDKVAVDCSAIGQFYGGDIYLILYQYQHNQRGGHIIYIWQGAESSQDERTAAAILAVEMDDELGGGAVQVRVVQGKEPAHFISLFHGQPMVVYKGGTSRLEGQTQVADTRLFQVRANVAGDTRAVEVHPSASSLNSNHAFLLEASPTCWIWRGVNSSSAEVRGAELLSELLQRTPITLEEGGEEEDFWTAMGGPGDYCRAPRRKNQTDAHPPRLFACSNRTGNFSMEEVPGELTQEDLAPDDVMVLDTWDQVFVWIGKDSRNQEKREAVATASRYMESDPAQRDPGTPIVTVKQGLEPPTFSGWFLGWDHEYWTTDPLERVMEALQA; this is translated from the exons ATGGCGACCCAGGCCGAGTTTGAGCACGCGGCTGAGGAGGCGGGGCTCTATGTGTGGCGGGTGGAGACCTTGGAGCTGGTTCCTGTTCCTGAGAGTCTTTACGGGAGCTTCTACTGCGGCGACGCCTACCTGGTCCTCCGCACCCTGCCACGTGAGCGCCACCTGCGGCGCCACCTGCACTACTGGCAAG GTGCCGAGTGCTCCCAGGACGAGGCGGCGGCCGCCGCCATCTTGACAGTCCAGCTGGACGACTTCCTGGGGGGGTCGGCGGTCCAGTACCGTGAAGTCCAGAGCCACGAGTCCGCCACTTTCGCCGGCTACTTCAAAACGGGACTCAAGTACTTG GCGGGGGGCGTGGCTTCTGGCTTTCGACACGTGGAGATGGCCGTGGACGCGCCGAGGCTGCTGCAGGTCAAAGGTCGGCGCGTGGTCCGGGCAACCGAAGTCCCGGTCGGCTGGGAGAGCTTCAACCGAGGGGACACCTTCATCCTGGACCTGGGGCAG GATGTGGTCCAGTGGTCCGGTTCCCGTAGCAACCCCTTTGAGAGGCTGAAGGCCACCATG CTCTCCAAGGATATCCGCGACAACGAGCATTGTGGGCGGGGCCAGCTGCTGATCTGCGAGGAAGGGGAGGAAGATGAGAAGATGCTGGAG GTGCTCGGAAAGAAGCCGGAGCTGCCGCGGGCGCACCTTGACGACGCCAAGATGGACGCCCGCAACAGGAAACGGGCAAAACTCTTCAAG GTGTCCAACGCAGACGGCGACTTGGACGTCACCATGGTTGCTGAAGTCAGCCCGTTCTCCCAGAACGCCTTGCGGTCCAGCGACTGTTTCCTCCTGGACAACGGAACCAACGGAGACATCTACGTGTGGAAAG GCAAGGGAGCCAACACCCAGGAGCGTCTTGCCGCTCTTAGAACTTCAGAAGAGTTTATCAAGAAGATGAACTACCCAACCCACACCAAG GTCCAGGTTCTTCCTGAGTACGGGGAGACGCCGCTCTTTAAGCAGTTCTTCCAGGACTGGAGCGATCCCGACAACACCGCTAGCAATGGAATGTCTTGCGTGTCCAACCAGATTGCACCGCTTGAAAAG GTCCAGTTTGACGTGACTTCTTTCTACGGGTCAGAGGCCATGGCGGCACGATACGGAATGTTGGACGCAGGCGACGGAGGCAAACAG GTGTGGCGCATTGAGGGGTGTGACAAAGTGGCGGTGGACTGCTCAGCCATTGGTCAGTTTTACGGGGGAGACATTTACCTCATCTTGTATCAGTACCAGCACAACCAGCGAGGAGGCCACATCATCTACATCTG GCAAGGGGCGGAGTCTAGTCAAGATGAGCGTACCGCCGCTGCCATTTTGGCTGTTGAGATGGATGACGAACTGGGGGGAGGTGCTGTGCAG GTGCGTGTTGTCCAGGGAAAAGAGCCCGCACACTTCATAAGCCTGTTTCACGGCCAACCAATGGTGGTCTACAAGGGTGGGACATCCCGACTCGAGGGCCAAACGCAGGTGGCGGACACTCGCCTGTTCCAAGTCCGAGCCAACGTTGCCGGTGACACCAGAGCTGTAGAG GTCCATCCGTCCGCCTCCAGTCTGAACTCGAACCACGCCTTCCTTCTGGAGGCATCTCCCACATGTTGGATATGGAGAGGGGTCAACAGCAGCTCGGCCGAAGTCCGTGGCGCAGAACTTCTTTCTGAACTCCTGCAGAGGACTCCCATCACGTTGGAGGAAGGCGGGGAGGAAG AGGATTTCTGGACTGCAATGGGTGGGCCGGGTGATTATTGTCGGGCTCCCCGTCGGAAAAACCAGACGGATGCTCACCCTCCTCGCCTGTTTGCCTGCTCCAACAGGACTGGAAACTTCTCG ATGGAGGAAGTTCCAGGTGAGCTGACGCAGGAGGACCTGGCTCCtgatgatgtcatggtcttgGACACCTGGGACCAG GTTTTCGTTTGGATTGGAAAGGATTCACGCAATCAAGAGAAAAGGGAGGCCgtagcgacag CTTCAAGGTACATGGAGAGCGACCCGGCCCAGAGAGACCCTGGCACTCCCATTGTGACGGTGAAACAGGGATTGGAACCGCCCACCTTCAGCGGCTGGTTCCTGGGCTGGGACCATGAGTACTGGACCACAGACCCCTTGGAGCGAGTCATGGAGGCGCTGCAGGCGTGA